The window aaatcttgcatgtttatgagacagaaaaaaggacaccagcaatcctaccaacatgtagaacaattacaggctttcgtttacactcacttggcaggatggtagtacttccctgggcggttgctgtctaccaacctactacctaggatatacgtatatatatatatacatgtatatatatatatatacacatatatatatacatatacgtatatatatacacctaccatccgacttacgacctgctctacttacgaccactcgacttacgaccgtgttttttatggcaaatttctgggaaataaacaactatttgtgttgtacaaagtgtttatcctaaaccttacagtatataatacagtactaacaacataaaaagtaaagtaaaacatgaaataccaaaataaaacaataaaatagtcattacaaaaatgttttgttgatattcagtagtaaagttcgacttacgactggtttctcggaaccgaactcggtcgtaagtcggatggtaggagtgattggtggaatgatgaagtaaagggtgtgataaaagagaaaaaggtagcttatgagaggtttttacaaagcagaagtgttataagaagagcagagtatatggagagtaaaagaaaggtgaagagagtggtgagagagtgcaaaaggagagcagatgatagagtgggagaggcactgtcaagaaattttaatgaaaataagaaaaatttttggagtgagttaaacaagttaagaaagcctagggaaagtatggatttgtcagttaaaaacagagtaggggagttagtagatggggagatggaggtattaggtagatggcgagaatattttgaggaacttttaaatgttaaggaagaaacagaggcagtaatttcatgcactggtcagggaggtataccatcttttaggagtgaagaagagcagaatgtaagtgtgggggaggtacgtgaggcattacgtaaaatgaaagggggtaaagcagctggaactgatgggatcatgacagaaatgttaaaagcagggggggatatagtgttggagtggttggtacttttgtttaataaatgtatgaaagaggggaaggtacctagggattggcagagagcatgtatagtccttttatataaagggaaaggggacaaaagagactgtaaaaattatagaggaataagtttactgagtataccaggaaaagtgtacggtagggttataattgagagaactagaggtaagacagaatgtaggattgcggatgagcagggaggtttcagagtgggtaggggatgtgtagatcaagtgtttacattgaagcatatatgtgaacagtatttagataaaggtagggaagtttttattgcatttatggatttagaaaaggcatatgatagagtggatagaggagcaatgtggcagatgttgcaagtatatggaataggtggtaagttattaaatgctgtaaagagtttttatgaggatagtgaggctcaggttagggtttgtagaagagagggagactacttcccggtaaaagtaggtcttagacagggatgtgtaatgtcaccatggttgtttaatatatttatagatggggttgtaaaggaagtaaatgctagggtgttcgggagaggagtgggattaaattttggggaatcaaattcaaaatgggaattgacacagttactttttgctgatgatactgtgcttatgggagattctaaagaaaaattgcaaaggttagtggatgagtttgggaatgtgtgtaaaggtagaaagttgaaagtgaacatagaaaagagtaaggtgacgagggtgtcaaatgatttagataaagaaaaattggatatcaaattggggaggaggagtatggaagaagtgaatgttttcagatacttgggagttgacatgtcggtggatggatttatgaaggatgaggttaatcatagaattgatgagggaaaaaaggtgagtggtgcgttgaggcatatgtggagttaaaaaacgttatctatggaggcaaagaagggaatgtatgaaagtatagtagtaccaacactcttatatgggtgtgaagcttgggtggtaaatgcagcagcgaggagacggttggaggcattggagaggtcctgtttaagggcaatgtgtggtgtaaatattatgcagaaaattcggagtgtggaaatttggaaaaggtgtggagttaataaaagtattagtcagagggcagaagaggggttgttgaggtggtttggtcatttagagagaatggatcaaagtagaatgacatggaaagcatataaatctataggggaaggaaggcggggtaggggtcgtcctcgaaagggttggagagagggggtaaaggaggttttgtgggcaaagggcttggacttccagcaagcgtgcgtgagcgtgttagatagaagtgaatggagacgaatggtacttgggacctgacgatctgttggagtgtgagcagggtaatatttagtgaagggattcagggaaaccggttattttcatatagtcggacttgagttctggaaatgggaagtacaatgcctgcactttaaaggaggggtttgggatattggcagtttggagggatatgttgtgtatctttatatgtgtatgcttctaaactgttgtattctgagcacctctgcaaaaacagtgataatgtgcttgtgtggtgaaagtgttgaatgatgatgaaagtattttctttttggggattttctttcttttttgggtcaccctgcctcggtgggagacggccgacttgttgaaaaaaaaaaaaaataaaaaaatatgtattttaacaagtcggccgtctccatggggaagtggaccagaattcttcctccgtaagccatgcatgttgtaagaggcgactaaaatgccggtagcaaggggctagtaaccccttctcctgtatatattactctatttgaaaggagaaactttcgtttttccttttgggccaccccacctcggtgggatgcaGCTGGTACATTGAAGGAAAGAAaagatatacgtatatatatatttttttcagtgaaCCAGTCATATCCCACCAgccagggtgacctaaaaagaaaaacaaaagtttttcttttaaaattaagtaatatatatacagcctctcctcacttaatgatgtacTCGTTTGCCAACAACTCGGACTTacgagctctctgaccagtattcatacctaaataatttatattagagctgatttcctccattctgtttattacaatatacagtacggtactgtataaacatttaaaaatataccagaaatgttataaatggtgcaaaggtgacattaaaacaatatcaaagatggttgacacaaacccactaccattatagtatgctcctcacttagcaacaaattcTTTTACTGACGtgatcttaggaatggaactctgttgttaagtgaggagaggctgtacaataTAAATACACATACAGCATTATTAACTGTAATAAGACATTTGCGAGTTAAATACAGTAGTATTTTGTGTTCATATGTATAATTGTAAATTTATTTCAACAGGAGTTTGAGAGGCAGCGAGCTTTCTTGTTTCTGGAGGATGTGAAACAGAGGTTCCAGATCACATACGGGCCTCGGATCCATGCTGCTTTACCGTATGCAATGAACAGTGAATTTGCTCAGGTAATTAGAAGactaaaatacacaaataacccacatactTGAAACTAGCTTATGATGTTAATGGTTCGGGTTGGACCGAAacatgtttgtgtattgttccagtcacggtattgtgccttttttattctttaagaCCGAGTGTTGATGCTGTTATTTATTCATGCTGTAAGTCTAGTTTTgatcaattagacacatgtgcaacacttggttatgtttattgtggaaacatttcaccactcagtggcttcatcagtccagtacaaagcagaatggtgaaaatcagaaggagtttgtggtaatcagtccatcagcctggagttgatgtagtcagtccatcaatcttgcttacctcaaactccttctgatcttcaccattcttcttcagtaggactgatgaagccactgtgtggcaaaacttttcctcagtaaagatacccaagtgttgcacacgtgtctctgaatcatttatctacaaGACTAGTTTTAATAATTATAGAAGCATTGCTACTCTAGGATAGGTAATGGCTGTCATGATTTTCCTCTAGCAGATAAATGCTTTTGGATATTTTCATCATGTCATTGTATAATGATTTATTTTGTGTTTTTATACTCCTTGAAAGATTGTTTTTATCTGTTTTATACTTGAAGTTTGTGTACAAACTTCATGGCCTCATCAGAAGCGTATAATGTACTTTATTAATGAATTGTACGTTGAAGTGAAAAAACTAGCAAAAATTACATCTTGATGGACTAAGAAGGCAGCCAAAGGCAGACTTTGTTTCCCTAAAATACAGATAAGACAAAAAACTGATGCAGTTGATCAACATGAGTACATTTCTCTACACTTTTATAAACTGTAAAATTGAAACCCTGTAAAACTGTTATGTTGTTGCCAGATTTGACAATAGCTTATATCAACTTAGCaagaaaaaatacaaaaataagaGGAAAATCTTTAATTGCATTGATTCGTAAAACTGCTTTTAGATATAAACATGTGAAATTGAGCATTCCCTGAGTGTGTTGAATGAGGAGGAGTTGTATAGTATTTGTATATTAATTTCCAGGTCAGCTGTGTATTCTATCACACAAGGCTAATAAGTCTAAGTGCTCCTTAAATCCCACTTGCCCACACTATTCACATGATATTCTCAGCAGTCATGATTCATGTTATGTATTTAAATTTTTATGCTAATTGAATTTTACATGAGTATTTTACTTTATCCCACAAAAGTTTTCATACTGTAATATGATCAGATATCTAACTGACGTAAAAATGACTCCTCTAACAAATTTCGAGTACAATGTGATTCTTTTCAGGTTCTTGCTAGTCAGATGAAACATTACACAGAGTCACGAGATATTGACAAGATCTCTCGTCTgcaaggtgaagtgagtgatgtGAAGGATATTCTCGTGAAGAATATTGGTGAGTTGAAGTGTTCTTGGAGATTGTTCAGATTTTAAATATAGTTCAAATTTCAATTTACTGTTAGTAGTATTGTACTGTATACTATAGCAGATatttggctgtttggagtgatacCCAAACTGTCATATTTGGGCACCTCTGTGAAGacactgattatgtgtgaatgatggtgaaagtgtttttcttttttgggtcatcctgccttggtgagagatggctggcatgttgaaaaaaaaaattggcataAAATATAAGACAggaaatgaatgatggtgaaagtgttttcctTCATAAGATCATCCTTCCTAGGTGGGGAAATGGCTAATATGTTAGtaaaatgtatatacactacCTATGCTGCACTCTATTTGTTTGTACTTGTAGGGTCAAAGTAAATTATTGTAGTAATGAAAGACTAAGTATGTGAGCAGTGCTTTGGGGGAAGAAGTTTGCTGCACTCTACACCACCACAGATGCATTGTTCCATGTATGTACAATATTTGAGCAATGTAACATTAATGAAcctcatggggaagtggagaagaattcttcctccataagctgccatgcatgttgtaagaggaaacgaaaatgccaggagcaaggggctagtacccTCTGTACaagttactaaatgtaaaaacgaAGAATCCTCTATTTCAGGTTGCCTtgccttagtgggagatggctgttgtccttaaaaaaaaaaaaagtaggaattcagggaaaccagttaactggactttagtcctggaagtggaaaaaaagtctgcactctgaaggatagatgGGAATTTTGCAGCCAACAGGTCATTTGAGTTGGAATGTCTGCccgcttctggtaagacagtaatTTAATGAATGATGATGTATGCATTTCCTTGGGTTACTCTACATTGGTGGGATATGACCTATGTGTAAAGAAACTATGCCAGAAATTACTCCTTTATAGATTACTACTGTATTTCAAAGTATTTAattcccaccctgccttggtggaagacagtaagtttgttgaaaaaaaaattattgcattTATAGTATCTGACAGAGAGGATACTCTTTTATTGAACAATGATATgtgtattttttgggggggagttAGATATTGCAGCATTAGATTGCTTCACTGAGGTAGCTGCTGGTGATCTCCATTTTTTGAGGTCGACATAGTAGAACTGAAGTACAAGTATCAATATATTCATGAGGAAGTGCTAAACTCGAAGGGGTAATACGGTGCTTGGAGAATGGGAAGTGTAGGGAGTAATCAGTTTTTGATCTGAAGAAAGGAAGGGTAATTACAGTTCCTCAGATCGAGAGCCAGTCACCAGCTTGAAGTCACCTTCCTTAAAGGGAATGCAAGTACTGTATTATACTGTACTTATCTCACCCACTTGTAGCTGGGGTTGAGTTACTTAAACTTTCAAAATAGTCATGATAAAGCAAGTAGTTTTGGTGAGACATGCATATAGTAGGCTTTCAGTGCTAATTGCAGCTTTCCCTTAAATGgtaagtgaaaaaaatatatcatggtgggagatagccagtgtattaaaaaaattgtgaaaatgatttcATATCACTTAACATTGTTAATTTATTTTTCAGAGAACCTGgcatgtagaggagagagacttGAACTGTTGATTAATAAGACTGAGAACCTCAACAATTCGGTAAGAACTTGTAATGTACTGGGTGTCTTGAAGAAggcgttggacaggcacctaaagtcagtacctgactagccaggATGTTCATACATCGGGTTGCatgctgccaacagtaacagcctggttgatcaggccctgatccaccatgaggcctggtcacagaccatgcCACGGGGACTtcgacccccaaaaccctctccaggtatactcaaggatATACTGTACATCTTGTTGCTGAAAGTTCATCTGCATTAATTACTCTGTAATACAGTacacccccgctttacgatcagctcccagtgcgaccaattatgtaagtgtatttatgtaagtgtgtttgtatgtgtatgtttgggggtctgaaatggactaatctacttcacaatattccttatgggaacaaattcgttcagtactggcgcctgaacatacttctggaatgaaataatatcgcaaaccgggggtccactgtattacagtaTATCTTCATGATGAACATTTACTTTTGTCATATAAATTTGTTaggcttcattattattattaaatccaATAAACAACTGTCAGAATAaacagaaggatggatgggaggctTGAACATTGGTTCTACAGGGCTTCTGTTAGAAGCTCTGTAGCCTAAACAGTTGAATGATGGACTTGTCAATTTTGGCACCATGGTTTGAACCTCATGTAcatccttctgtttattcattatcatcatccatggggaagtggaacagaattcttcctccgtaagccatgcgtgttgtaagaggcgactaaaatgccgggagcaaggggctagtaaccccttctcccgtataaattactaaatttaaaaagagaaactttgtttttctttttgggccaccctgccttggtgggatacggccggtttgttgaaaaaaaaaaaaaaaatatattgaatgACTGTGaattgggaggtaatcaggtttgatctagagaagggaaaggtagctccagttgcttagatcaagagcccttgagcAGCATCAAGGCAGCTCCTTGAAAGGGTTTCCTTAATAATATTTAACCTTGTTATTTATATCAGATGTATGTTAAAGATTAATACCTTGAGTATATctagagagggtttcaggggtcaacacccccatggGCTGGTGTGTGACCACACCTCATGatgctcataattttaaaataAGTTTCAAGCTAGttccattagtttttttttttattcaatttTTTAACTTTGTATTTCCGTAGTATTTTTGTCtcttttataataaaataatttacaaCCAGTTTAATGTCTTAACCCTTGAAtacaatttttttaattattatgcATTTGCAGTACATTGTTTCTCATATTTCCACTCTTAGTTGTTTTGtataattacagtggaacctcggttttcatgattaatccgttcgAAAAAGTCTGACGATCAACTGAATTGTACGAAAACAAAAGCAATactatttcccataagaaataatgtaaatgcaaatactccgttccagacacccaaaaatattaacaaaaaatacattcaatggagaataactatagttttacatacaaactagggcgtatgaaaaccaaggttccactgtatacattaTTCATATACCGTATATCGcggcttataagacttgttttagtttcaatgaaTCGGCATCgaacgtaactgggagagctacatcccaccccacaccccagccTTATAGCTCCTGTCATTGACCTTCAGTTTATAAGACGTAGGGTGGTTTTTGGAgatattttatggaaaaaaatgcATCTTATAAGCTGCAAAATGCGATACATGCTTAAAATGTTTTTATTTCTGAAACACTGCATTTACACAGTAGACATCTTCAGTCAAATAGTACAGAAGTGAGTTAATATGAAGTCAGCAACGGAGAGATAAAGATGTGATCTGTCCATTAGCCTTGTAATTTTGAGGTGGCGAGTCTCTCGTCTTTGATTCAGCTCCATAGTCTTGAACAATACTATGACTTcatagttgagggactgatcacatcatctttgCCTTTCCACTTAAtataataattcatgttaagcactaaacccacatgggtcattCAGAGTGTGATGTGTTGGAGGCTTGATCTTCCATCTTCCGAGTGCAAGAGGTGTACTTCCTATTTGTCCTTGCCtacccactgctgttgttgtttccaATCACCTCTGTATTTAGCTGACAGAACATTGCTGTGTAGGCAAAATGTTTCAGAAATAAAGATTCCTTAACTGTCTTACTCCtctacttgtcagtattgtattttTTCTCTCGGCACACTGGTCGTCTGCCGcccaggcagggtaacccaaaaaaggaGAAAGCACTAAAATGTttatcttctttttacatttagtaatttatttgggagaaggggttactagccccttgtcaGTACAGTATTGTGTATCATTATCATAATAATACTTGCATTTGCAACAAGTAATAATGACGGGGAAACACCTGGAAGGGTTGAGGAAATCTTAAGGATAATTTACATCTTTATTTTTTCAGGCTGTTACCTTCAAGACTACAAGCCGTACACTATCCAGAAGCCTTTGGTGGAAGAATGTTCGCATTATAATATTCATTGTCTTGGGAATAGGGGTAAGTGTCTTCTGTTGGAAatctttcttttaaaatattttcatttgtGTGAAAAGTGAATGTAGATGCTTATATAAATGTGCACTGATGTACAGTATTTATCTCTGTAGTTATACTTCCCCTTTAGCACTCCATACTTCCCTTACTGATTTTGCTTCTGAGATATTCTTCACTCTCACTAGTCTCTGATCTAGTGAGAGTGAAGAATATCTAGCACATCCTACCCTGCAGAGCTGTACAACCCTTATAGGTTTAACTCTGagctttgattgtaataataatcgcTCTGTTCTATATTAAGCTATTCTTTTCTTTGGAGAAGTTGTCAAACTTATGAGTAGCATATTGTACACAGTAGTGCATGTCTATCATGACACAAGTTGTTGACTCATTGGTGTAAAATACACTTACCAAGGGTAAGTTTTTATCATGGGTAGTTGTGCCTGAGTGTGAGCTTTGCTTATGCAGTTGTATAAAagcacaacaataataatatggaATATGGTAAATGCACAAGTTCTTGTTTATCCTCCTCAAAGTTGCAGcaggtgaagagcaccgtagtcttgacggAACCAAAGCACAGTCATGGAGCTACGGAGCTATGGTGCTCTTTgccaacttcaaggctgagggactcattacctcatcttttgtttaTACTAAttcttcatattatgtcctttatattgataaagccacttgttggcaaaacgtctacaaatagacatacccagatgttgcacacatctctaattcttcatcttgttggtattttataccatatatGTTTAGATTTATTGATGTACAttcttgttattttttttttttaacaagttggccatctcccaccgaggcagggtgacccaaaagaaagaaaatactttcatcattcaacactttcacctcactcatacataatcaaggtttttgcagaggtgccccgaacacaacagtttagaagcatatatgtgtaaagatacacagcatacccctccaaactgccaatatcctaaacccctcctttaaagtgcagtcattgtacttcccatttccagtactcaagtctggctatataaaaataaccggtttccatgaatcccttaacgaaatattaccctgcttacactccacaagctcgtcaggtcccaaataccatttttctccattctttctttctttcagcacactggccgtatcccaccgaggcggagtggcccaaaagaaaaaatgaaagtttgtctccattcactcctatctaacatactcacgcatgcttgctgaaagtccaagcccctccctccaactttttcgaggatgacccctaccctgccttcctttccctacagatttatacgctctccatgtcattctactttgatccattctctttaaatgaccaaaccacctcaacaacccctcttcagccttctgactaatgcttttattaactccacaccttctcctaatttccacactccgaattctctgcataatatttacaccacacattgcccttagacaggacatctccactgcctccaaccgcttcctcgctgcagcatttacaactcaagcttcacacccatataagagtgttggtaccactatactttcatacattcccttctttgcctccatagataatgttttttgtctccacatatacctcaatgcaccactcaccattttttcttcattaattctatggttaacttcatccttcatacatccatccgctgacacatcaactcccaaatatctgaaaacattcacttcttccatactcctcctctccaatttgatatccaattttttttttatctaaatcatttgataccctcatcaccttactcttttctatgttcactttcaactttctacctttatacactTTTGTTATTTGcacccttcataaa of the Cherax quadricarinatus isolate ZL_2023a chromosome 79, ASM3850222v1, whole genome shotgun sequence genome contains:
- the Vamp7 gene encoding vesicle-associated membrane protein 7, whose protein sequence is MPLLYSVIARSTTVLARYATCAGNFAEVTEQILSKIAPGESGRLTYSHASYLFHYVAEEGVVYLCITDDEFERQRAFLFLEDVKQRFQITYGPRIHAALPYAMNSEFAQVLASQMKHYTESRDIDKISRLQGEVSDVKDILVKNIENLACRGERLELLINKTENLNNSAVTFKTTSRTLSRSLWWKNVRIIIFIVLGIGVSIYVIGAMVCGLAWQQCTKK